A region from the Tachyglossus aculeatus isolate mTacAcu1 chromosome Y4, mTacAcu1.pri, whole genome shotgun sequence genome encodes:
- the UBQLN4 gene encoding ubiquilin-4 isoform X2: MAEPAAGPQRGPPIRVTVKTPKDKEEIDIGEGASVREFKEEISRRFKAQQDQLVLIFAGKILKDGDTLKQHGVKDGLTVHLVIKTPQKAQEPPAAGPADASVPGPDAPSAPADAPSSPAAPAQPSTSGAAPADAGGGGRRPGAGVGEGAAPASASILSGFGGLLGLSSLGLGSANFMELQQQMQRQLMSDPELLTQIMENPLVQDVMAQPQLMRHMIMANPQMQQLMERNPEISHMLNNPELMRQTMELARNPAMMQEMMRNQDRALSNLESIPGGYNALRRMYTDIQEPMFSATREQFGSNPFSSLAASSDGAASQPLRTENREPLPNPWSPSPPAAQAGPAGEGSGGPGGPAAPTVSNPFGINAASLGAGMFNSPEMQGLLQQVAENPQLMRSVLSAPYMRGLMQALSQNPDLAAQMMVNVPLLSGSPQLQEQLRLQLPVFLQQMQNPESLSVLTNPRAMQALLQIQQGLQTLQTEAPGLVPSLGNLAAPRIPAADAAAAPSTTAPSPAGSAAPGGASPQQQLMQQMVQLLAGAGGGGQAQTPEVQYQQQLEQLSAMGFIDREANVQALIATGGDINAAIERLLGAQPS; this comes from the exons ATGGCGGAGCCCGCCGCCGGGCCCCAGCGGGGACCCCCGATCCGCGTCACCGTGAAGACCCCcaaggacaaggaggagatcGATATCGGGGAGGGGGCGTCCGTCAGAGAG TTCAAGGAAGAAATCTCCCGCCGCTTCAAGGCGCAGCAGGACCAGCTGGTGCTGATTTTCGCGGGGAAGATCCTGAAGGACGGAGACACCCTCAAGCAGCACGGAGTCAAGGACGGGCTGACCGTCCACCTGGTCATCAAGACCCCGCAGAA agcCCAGGAGCCCCCGGCCGCCGGCCCAGCCGACGCGAGCGTCCCGGGCCCGGACGCCCCCTCGGCGCCCGCGGACGCCCCCTCCTCGCCCGCGGCCCCGGCCCAGCCGTCCACCTCGGGGGCCGCCCCCGCGGAcgcgggcggcgggggccggaggccgggggccggggtgggtgAGGGGGCCGCCCCCGCCTCGGCGTCCATCCTCT CCGGTTTCGGCGGGCTCCTGGGACTgagcagcctgggcctgggctcggccaacttCATGGAGCTGCAGCAGCAGATGCAGCGGCAGCTCATGTCCGACCCGGAGCTGCTGACGCAGATCATGGAGAACCCCCTGGTGCAGGACGTCATGGCCCAGCCGCAGCTCATGCGCCACATGATCATGGCCAACCCCCAGATGCAGCAGCTCATGGAGCGGAACCCCGAGATCAGCCACATGCTCAACAATCCCGAGCTCATGCGCCAG ACGATGGAGCTGGCCCGCAACCCGGCCATGATGCAGGAGATGATGCGCAACCAGGACCGGGCGCTCAGCAACCTGGAGAGCATCCCCGGCGGCTACAACGCCCTGCGCCGCATGTACACCGACATCCAGGAGCCCATGTTCAGTGCCACCCGAGAGCAG tTCGGCAGCAACCCCTTCTCCTCGCTGGCGGCCAGTTCGGACGGCGCGGCCTCCCAGCCGCTGCGCACGGAGAACCGCgagcccctccccaacccctggagCCCCTCCCCGCCCGCGGCCCAGGCGGGGCCGGCGGGCGAGGgctcggggggcccggggggccccgccgcccccaccgTCTCCAACCCGTTCGGCATCAACGCGGCCAGCCTGGGCGCCG GGATGTTCAACAGCCCCGAGATGCAAGGCCTCCTGCAGCAGGTGGCCGAGAACCCGCAGCTGATGCGCAGCGTGCTGTCGGCCCCGTACATGCGAGGCCTGATGCAGGCGCTTTCCCAGAACCCCGACCTGGCGGCCCAG ATGATGGTGAACGTGCCCCTGCTGTCGGGGAGCCCCCAGCTCCAGGAGCAGCTGCGCCTGCAGCTCCCCGTCTTCCTGCAGCAG ATGCAGAACCCGGAGTCCCTGTCGGTCCTGACCAACCCGCGGGCCATGCAGGCTCTGCTGCAGATCCAGCAGGGGCTGCAGACGCTGCAGACGGAAGCCCCCGGCCTGGTGCCCAG CCTCGGCAACCTGGCCGCGCCCCGGATCCCCGCTGCGGACGCCGCGGCGGCCCCGTCCACCACGGCGCCGTCCCCCGCGGGGAGCGCCGCGCCCGGCGGGGCCAGCCCCCAGCAGCAGCTCATGCAGCAGATGGTGCAGCTGCTGGCCGGAGCGGGCGGCGGGGGACAG gCGCAGACCCCCGAAGTCCAGTACCAGCAGCAGCTGGAGCAGCTGAGCGCCATGGGCTTCATCGACCGGGAGGCCAACGTGCAGGCCCTGATCGCCACCGGCGGGGACATCAACGCCGCCATCGAGAGACTGCTGGGGGCCCAGCCCTCCTAA
- the UBQLN4 gene encoding ubiquilin-4 isoform X1, with product MAEPAAGPQRGPPIRVTVKTPKDKEEIDIGEGASVREFKEEISRRFKAQQDQLVLIFAGKILKDGDTLKQHGVKDGLTVHLVIKTPQKAQEPPAAGPADASVPGPDAPSAPADAPSSPAAPAQPSTSGAAPADAGGGGRRPGAGVGEGAAPASASILSGFGGLLGLSSLGLGSANFMELQQQMQRQLMSDPELLTQIMENPLVQDVMAQPQLMRHMIMANPQMQQLMERNPEISHMLNNPELMRQTMELARNPAMMQEMMRNQDRALSNLESIPGGYNALRRMYTDIQEPMFSATREQFGSNPFSSLAASSDGAASQPLRTENREPLPNPWSPSPPAAQAGPAGEGSGGPGGPAAPTVSNPFGINAASLGAGKDPPAAVGRPGRAGERGRGAGGADSASPPGAGMFNSPEMQGLLQQVAENPQLMRSVLSAPYMRGLMQALSQNPDLAAQMMVNVPLLSGSPQLQEQLRLQLPVFLQQMQNPESLSVLTNPRAMQALLQIQQGLQTLQTEAPGLVPSLGNLAAPRIPAADAAAAPSTTAPSPAGSAAPGGASPQQQLMQQMVQLLAGAGGGGQAQTPEVQYQQQLEQLSAMGFIDREANVQALIATGGDINAAIERLLGAQPS from the exons ATGGCGGAGCCCGCCGCCGGGCCCCAGCGGGGACCCCCGATCCGCGTCACCGTGAAGACCCCcaaggacaaggaggagatcGATATCGGGGAGGGGGCGTCCGTCAGAGAG TTCAAGGAAGAAATCTCCCGCCGCTTCAAGGCGCAGCAGGACCAGCTGGTGCTGATTTTCGCGGGGAAGATCCTGAAGGACGGAGACACCCTCAAGCAGCACGGAGTCAAGGACGGGCTGACCGTCCACCTGGTCATCAAGACCCCGCAGAA agcCCAGGAGCCCCCGGCCGCCGGCCCAGCCGACGCGAGCGTCCCGGGCCCGGACGCCCCCTCGGCGCCCGCGGACGCCCCCTCCTCGCCCGCGGCCCCGGCCCAGCCGTCCACCTCGGGGGCCGCCCCCGCGGAcgcgggcggcgggggccggaggccgggggccggggtgggtgAGGGGGCCGCCCCCGCCTCGGCGTCCATCCTCT CCGGTTTCGGCGGGCTCCTGGGACTgagcagcctgggcctgggctcggccaacttCATGGAGCTGCAGCAGCAGATGCAGCGGCAGCTCATGTCCGACCCGGAGCTGCTGACGCAGATCATGGAGAACCCCCTGGTGCAGGACGTCATGGCCCAGCCGCAGCTCATGCGCCACATGATCATGGCCAACCCCCAGATGCAGCAGCTCATGGAGCGGAACCCCGAGATCAGCCACATGCTCAACAATCCCGAGCTCATGCGCCAG ACGATGGAGCTGGCCCGCAACCCGGCCATGATGCAGGAGATGATGCGCAACCAGGACCGGGCGCTCAGCAACCTGGAGAGCATCCCCGGCGGCTACAACGCCCTGCGCCGCATGTACACCGACATCCAGGAGCCCATGTTCAGTGCCACCCGAGAGCAG tTCGGCAGCAACCCCTTCTCCTCGCTGGCGGCCAGTTCGGACGGCGCGGCCTCCCAGCCGCTGCGCACGGAGAACCGCgagcccctccccaacccctggagCCCCTCCCCGCCCGCGGCCCAGGCGGGGCCGGCGGGCGAGGgctcggggggcccggggggccccgccgcccccaccgTCTCCAACCCGTTCGGCATCAACGCGGCCAGCCTGGGCGCCGGTAAGGACCCGCCCGCGGCGGTtgggaggccgggccgggccggggagcggggccggggggccggcggCGCTGACTCGGCCTCGCCGCCGGGCGCAGGGATGTTCAACAGCCCCGAGATGCAAGGCCTCCTGCAGCAGGTGGCCGAGAACCCGCAGCTGATGCGCAGCGTGCTGTCGGCCCCGTACATGCGAGGCCTGATGCAGGCGCTTTCCCAGAACCCCGACCTGGCGGCCCAG ATGATGGTGAACGTGCCCCTGCTGTCGGGGAGCCCCCAGCTCCAGGAGCAGCTGCGCCTGCAGCTCCCCGTCTTCCTGCAGCAG ATGCAGAACCCGGAGTCCCTGTCGGTCCTGACCAACCCGCGGGCCATGCAGGCTCTGCTGCAGATCCAGCAGGGGCTGCAGACGCTGCAGACGGAAGCCCCCGGCCTGGTGCCCAG CCTCGGCAACCTGGCCGCGCCCCGGATCCCCGCTGCGGACGCCGCGGCGGCCCCGTCCACCACGGCGCCGTCCCCCGCGGGGAGCGCCGCGCCCGGCGGGGCCAGCCCCCAGCAGCAGCTCATGCAGCAGATGGTGCAGCTGCTGGCCGGAGCGGGCGGCGGGGGACAG gCGCAGACCCCCGAAGTCCAGTACCAGCAGCAGCTGGAGCAGCTGAGCGCCATGGGCTTCATCGACCGGGAGGCCAACGTGCAGGCCCTGATCGCCACCGGCGGGGACATCAACGCCGCCATCGAGAGACTGCTGGGGGCCCAGCCCTCCTAA